Below is a window of Spirochaetota bacterium DNA.
TCATCGCCGGAGTGACGACGGTCGTCTTCCTTTTCTGCTTTTCCATCTTCATCGACATCAGCCGTCTCGGCGAAATACGCGCACTTGTGAAAACCACGCCGCGCGAGACATCGCTCATGAGCGAACGCGCCGATGAATACCGCCGGAAGAAACAACGCCTCAATGCACGGCGCATCATCGTTCCCCTTGAGAACATCAGCATGCATCTTCGCACCGCGATACTCCTGGCCGAGGACGCGGAATTCTACCGGCACAACGGAGTCGATTACAGAGGACTGACACGTGCTATCCGGGAGAATTGGAGAGCGCGGTCATTCGTGTACGGCGGCTCGACGATAACGCAGCAGCTCGCGAAGAACCTGTACCTGTCCACGAGAAAAACGATAACCCGGAAAATATCGGAATTCATCTATGCGAAGGAGATGGAAGAACGCCTCTCGAAAAAACGCATACTCGAACTGTACTGTAATTCCATCGAATGGGGGGAGGGCGTCTACGGCGCCGAAGCGGCGGCACAGCACTACTATTCCCGGAGCGCACTCTCGCTCACGCTCGAGCAGTCGATACGGCTCGCCGCGATCATCATCAACCCGCGGCGCTTCGGACCGGATTCGGACGCCCCTGCGGTCGCATACCGCAGGCGCGTTATCGCCGCTGCCATGTTCGATGCGGGGCGCATATCGGAAGAAGAATTCGGAGCGCTCCCGTTCTTTTCGAAAGAAGGGACGACGAACACGGACGCCGCTACCCCTTGATCGGGAGTATCATCGCGACCTCATTGCAATTAGGGAAATACCGGCAATTGATGCAGTCCTTCCATATCTTATGCGGCAGCTCTTCCTTATCGATGCGATGGAAACCGAACTGCTTGAAGAAATTGGGCACATAGGTGAGTATGAACACGCTCTCTATCTTCATGCGCTTCGCCCGCGCTATCCCCTCGTTCACGAGGATCGTCCCGATGCCCGACTTCTGGTATTCCTCCGCCACCGCGACCGAACCGATCTCCGCGTACCGCCGTGAATAGATGGTGAGCGCCGTACAGCCGACGACCTCGCGCCCCGTGCGCACCACGAAAAAATCGGCGAGGTGATGGAAGATGGAATCCTCGCTCCGCGCCAGAAGGAGATTGACGCCGGAGAACCGTTTGATAAGCCGCACAATGCCCTCGACATCGGAACCGCGCGCCTGCTGCACTTTCAGTTTTGTCGCCACGTATCATTACTCCGCGAGCGTAATGAACGTACTATATGTATTCCGCCTGAAAATGCAACATGGCTGCGCTCACCGATCCGATGCTGCATCAACACATCTGACAGGGCGATCAAAATGCAAAATATAGAAATCAAGAACACCACAGAGGCCACGGAGAAATGGAGGAGAGAGTAGAGAGAGAAAATTAGAAAATCGACCATTGGGTGAAAACAAAAAAACAGCTCCCCTCTGTGCACTCCGTGTTCTCTGTGGTTGCATTTTCTCACATGATAATTCGGGAAAATATTTTCGCAGACTTATCTTGACATCGCCCGTTCTTTAAGTTAGAATGCGCGCAGTTACGATAAATATGGGGTTCAGAGAATGAAAGCTTTTTATCTATGCACCGTGCTCTCCTTGGCATGCACACTTTTCGCCCAGGACAGCATATTCACCGGCGGGGACGGCGTCATGCAGCGCGTGAGGAACAGTGTCGTATCCATATACTCAAAAAGTACAACGGTCGTAAAGACGGTCCGCGGCTTTCGCAGCGGCAACTCCGGCACTGGTACCGGATTTTTCATCAGCAGCAGGGGAGAGATTGTAACCGCGCATCATGTTGTTGATGATGCCACCCATATAACCATCACGACGGCGGACCGTCGTGAATATGAAGCGGAGATAATCGGCATCGATAGATTCATCGATATCGCGCTCCTCAGGGTGAAGGGCGGCGGCGTGTTCACAAATTTTCTTCGGTTCACGAACTCTCAAAGCGTCCTGCCGGGAAAGCGTGTCATCGCGCTCGGCAACCCTTCCGGCCTTGACCTGACATTCACCTCGGGGATCGTCAGCGCAGTGAACCGCAGCGGCGACACAAGCGGCAATCTCTGGCCGATACAATCCTTCATTCAGATCGATGCGGCTATCAATCCGGGGAATTCCGGGGGACCGCTCATGGACATCAACGGCGCAGTTATCGGCGTGAATGACGCATCTATTCGCAACAAGACCGGTCTCAACTTTGCAGTCCCGTCCCATCTCGCTGCTCGCTCGGTCGAGGTCATCCGCAGTGGAAAACGCCCGACATACCCGTTCATCGGCATAACGGTTCTTCCCATAAACCAGCAGACCAAGGACCGATACAATATCATAACGCCCGTAATGCGGGGCGTCTTCGTCATGGGTGTCGCTGAGGGTACCGGGGCGAAGGGAATCGGCATCGAATTCCGCGACATTATTGTCACTGTTTCGGGAAAGCCGATAATCGACCCCGGTGATATATTTCTAGCCCTGACGAACCGCGAGATCGGAGAAAGTGTTCCCATCGATATGGTACGTTCGGGAAAAAGCCTCAGCATCACTGCTGCGCTTACTGAACGGCCGTTAATACCGAATTTTGATCCAACTACGTTCACGAGAGTGTTCCTGAATTTCGATATTGTCCGCTCGAATTGCGACGGCAGGGACTGCTACCTGTTCGGCGCGACCTATATCCCCGCCGGCTCGCAATCGAATTGGAACATTAAGAGCGGGGAGATACTCACCTCTATCCATCCGTATTCACCATCGGGCATCCCGGAAATGGTCACCGATGATGAACAGCTGCGCTACCTTCTTGCAGAATCGGTGATCGAGCCCGAGTTCCTTGTATCGCTTGCCCTATACAAGAGGGCGACAGTGAACGATGAAAAGCTGACGCGATCGTACATCAGCGGGTATATCAATCTGTTGACCTACTAGGGGCATGACAATGAAACACCTTATCATATCGATAATACTCACCGGTGCGGTATTGCTTCACGGGCAATCAGTGGATGAATTGCTTTCACGTGACGACGGAAAGGATAAATTTCTGTCTCTCGCAAGGCACTATATGCAGAAAAAGCAGTACAATCGCGCCATTTCGTACTATGAGCGGTACTTCACGAACGGCGGTACATCTGCGATCTCACGACGCGTACCGTTCAGCTTGAAGCCCGATATGACAAGCTGGGAACCATCACGGTTCTTGAGCATTGGATAATATCCGAACCGAAGCAGGACCCGTCGTCCGAAAGAAGGTACACGTGGGAAGCATGGTCGGTATTCGGTCTCACTATCGATGTCGATCATTACCGAAAATCGTCTGCAAGCGTGTGGCTCATGAAGAACATACAATCATCGCGTGAGACGTTCTTCAAGAACGTGTATGACGAGAAATATTATTCCCGTTCACCGTTCTACGGCAGCATGCCCCGCTCTTCCCGTGACTTCTCGTTCTCCGCGCTCATGAACGGC
It encodes the following:
- a CDS encoding trypsin-like peptidase domain-containing protein, whose amino-acid sequence is MACTLFAQDSIFTGGDGVMQRVRNSVVSIYSKSTTVVKTVRGFRSGNSGTGTGFFISSRGEIVTAHHVVDDATHITITTADRREYEAEIIGIDRFIDIALLRVKGGGVFTNFLRFTNSQSVLPGKRVIALGNPSGLDLTFTSGIVSAVNRSGDTSGNLWPIQSFIQIDAAINPGNSGGPLMDINGAVIGVNDASIRNKTGLNFAVPSHLAARSVEVIRSGKRPTYPFIGITVLPINQQTKDRYNIITPVMRGVFVMGVAEGTGAKGIGIEFRDIIVTVSGKPIIDPGDIFLALTNREIGESVPIDMVRSGKSLSITAALTERPLIPNFDPTTFTRVFLNFDIVRSNCDGRDCYLFGATYIPAGSQSNWNIKSGEILTSIHPYSPSGIPEMVTDDEQLRYLLAESVIEPEFLVSLALYKRATVNDEKLTRSYISGYINLLTY
- the mtgA gene encoding monofunctional biosynthetic peptidoglycan transglycosylase; its protein translation is MKPRPKLIIIAGVTTVVFLFCFSIFIDISRLGEIRALVKTTPRETSLMSERADEYRRKKQRLNARRIIVPLENISMHLRTAILLAEDAEFYRHNGVDYRGLTRAIRENWRARSFVYGGSTITQQLAKNLYLSTRKTITRKISEFIYAKEMEERLSKKRILELYCNSIEWGEGVYGAEAAAQHYYSRSALSLTLEQSIRLAAIIINPRRFGPDSDAPAVAYRRRVIAAAMFDAGRISEEEFGALPFFSKEGTTNTDAATP
- a CDS encoding N-acetyltransferase; amino-acid sequence: MATKLKVQQARGSDVEGIVRLIKRFSGVNLLLARSEDSIFHHLADFFVVRTGREVVGCTALTIYSRRYAEIGSVAVAEEYQKSGIGTILVNEGIARAKRMKIESVFILTYVPNFFKQFGFHRIDKEELPHKIWKDCINCRYFPNCNEVAMILPIKG